In the Solanum pennellii chromosome 5, SPENNV200 genome, one interval contains:
- the LOC107019625 gene encoding uncharacterized protein LOC107019625 translates to MSKGVSQPWLIVGDFNAILSTKDKLDRVPVTNNEIKDFAECLRDMGVNELQWKGNYYTWTNKQCGRDRISSRIDRAFGNDEWMDKWGHVNVEYGNPSISDHSSMMILLQKTQQHGKFSFKFFNVWTEHEAFMEMVEAIWKKDYGNSIMKQVWCKLMDLQHVLKQLNRKEFKYIGKQIEMARLEIAKVQDQLNEQATDELIVQEKELLIKHEKWSMIEESALRQKTRIKWIQLGDANNKFFSSVIKERTQKKQIRNIMSLNGKMLYDPHEIQDEFVMFYKSLMGTSAGKLPAISAQIIKGDIIEAVQSFFTTGKLYKAFNCTLVSLIPKVQNPKTVIEKHISPRSMLKIDLQKAYDLVEWHSWSKCEAAKGLRQGDPMSPFLFDIAMEYLSRKIDVIS, encoded by the exons ATGTCAAAAGGTGTTTCTCAACCATGGCTCATAGTAGGAGATTTTAATGCTATTCTTTCTACTAAAGACAAGTTAGATAGAGTCCCTGttactaataatgaaataaaagattttGCTGAATGTTTGAGAGATATGGGAGTTAATGAATTGCAGTGGAAAGGTAACTACTATACTTGGACTAACAAGCAGTGTGGGAGGGATAGAATATCAAGTAGAATTGATAGAGCATTTGGAAATGATGAATGGATGGACAAATGGGGGCATGTTAATGTAGAATATGGGAATCCAAGCATATCTGATCATAGTTCTATGATGATTTTACTACAAAAAACTCAGCAGCATGGGAAAtttagctttaaattttttaatgtatggaCTGAGCATGAGGCTTTTATGGAAATGGTGGAAGCTATATGGAAAAAAGACTATGGCAATAGCATAATGAAGCAGGTTTGGTGTAAGTTGATGGACCTTCAACATGTACTAAAACAGTTGAATAGAAAGGAGTTTAAATACATTGGGAAGCAGATTGAGATGGCTAGATTGGAGATTGCAAAAGTTCAAGATCAACTAAATGAACAAGCTACTGATGAGCTAATTGTGCAGGAAAAAGAGTTACTGATTAAACATGAAAAATGGTCAATGATAGAAGAAAGTGCTTTGAGGCAGAAGACAAGGATAAAATGGATCCAATTAGGAGATGCAAATAATAAGTTTTTCAGCTCAGTTATAAAGGAGAGAActcaaaagaaacaaataagaaatattatGTCTTTGAATGGTAAGATGTTATATGATCCACATGAGATTCAGGATGAGTTTGTGATGTTCTATAAGAGTCTCATGGGAACTTCAGCAGGTAAGCTACCAGCTATAAGTGCTCAA ATCATTAAAGGGGATATCATTGAGGCTGTTCAGAGTTTTTTCACAACAGGGAAACTGTACAAAGCATTCAATTGTACTTTAGTGTCTCTCATTCCAAAAGTTCAGAATCCTAAAACTGTGATAGA GAAGCATATTTCTCCTAGAAGCATGTTGAAGATTGATTTACAGAAAGCTTATGATTTAGTGGAATGGCATTCTTGGAGCAA ATGTGAAGCAGCTAAAGGATTGAGACAAGGAGATCCAATGTCTCCTTTCTTGTTTGATATAGCTATGGAGTATCTTAGTAGAAAGATAGACGTAATATCATAA
- the LOC107020847 gene encoding 4-hydroxyphenylpyruvate dioxygenase-like (The RefSeq protein has 1 substitution compared to this genomic sequence), with product MGMGKETLSTTDTTGATFKLVGFNNFIRANPRSDFFSVKRFHHIEFWCGDATNTSRRFSWSLGMPITAKSDLSTGNSVHASYLLRSVSGELQFVFTAPYSPSISVPSTAGIPSFSTPTHRDFTAKHGLGVRAVALEVENAYLAFSASVARGAKPRFEPVTIDEHVAVAEVHLYGDVVLRFVSLVKDADSLIFLPGFEAMNETSSFKELDYGIRRLDHAVGNVPELGPVVDYIKAFTGFHEFAEFTAEDVGTAESGLNSVVLANNDETVLLPLNEPVYGTKRKSQIQTYLEHNEGAGVQHLALVTEDIFRTLREMWKRSGVGGFEFMPAPPPTYYKNLRSRAGDVLSDEQIQACEELGILVDRDDQGTLLQIFTKPVGDRPTIFIEIIQRIGCMLKDEKGQVYQKGGCGGFGKGNFSELFRSIEEYEKMFEAKHVNQVAAVE from the exons ATGGGCATGGGCAAGGAAACTCTCTCCACCACAGATACAACCGGCGCTACCTTCAAGCTAGTTGGCTTCAACAATTTCATCCGCGCTAATCCCCGTTCCGATTTCTTCTCCGTTAAACGCTTCCACCACATCGAATTCTGGTGCGGCGATGCAACCAATACATCTCGTCGTTTCTCTTGGTCTCTTGGCATGCCGATTACAGCAAAATCAGACCTCTCCACCGGAAACTCAGTTCATGCGTCGTATCTCCTCCGTTCTGTTTCAGGCGAACTTCAATTTGTTTTCACTGCTCCTTATTCGCCGTCAATTTCAGTACCGTCAACGGCAGGTATACCTAGTTTTTCTACCCCTACTCATCGGGATTTTACGGCGAAGCATGGTCTTGGTGTTCGTGCTGTTGCGTTGGAGGTGGAGAACGCTTACCTGGCGTTCTCCGCTAGTGTGGCCCGTGGGGCAAAACCCCGGTTTGAACCTGTAACGATTGATGAGCATGTGGCTGTTGCTGAAGTTCATCTATATGGCGATGTCGTTTTGCGGTTTGTGAGTCTTGTTAAAGATGCGGATAGCCTCATTTTCCTACCAG GTTTTGAGGCCATGAATGAAACATCATCATTCAAGGAACTGGATTATGGGATTCGCCGCCTGGACCATGCCGTTGGGAATGTGCCGGAGTTGGGTCCTGTAGTGGACTACATCAAGGCATTTACTGGGTTTCATGAATTTGCGGAGTTTACCGCTGAAGATGTTGGAACTGCTGAGAGCGGGCTGAACTCAGTTGTGTTGGCAAACAATGACGAGACAGTATTGCTTCCGTTGAATGAGCCGGTATATGGAACTAAAAGGAAGAGTCAAATTCAGACTTATTTAGAGCATAATGAAGGGGCAGGAGTGCAACATTTAGCTTTGGTTACCGAGGATATATTCAGAACATTGAGGGAAATGTGGAAAAGGAGTGGAGTTGGGGGATTTGAATTCATGCCTGCACCTCCGCCTACTTATTATAAGAATTTGAGAAGTAGGGCCGGGGATGTACTCAGTGACGAACAAATCCAGGCGTGTGAAGAATTGGGAATCTTGGTTGACAGGGATGATCAGGGGACTCTGCTTCAGATATTTACCAAGCCTGTGGGAGACAG GCCAAcaatatttatagaaataatTCAGAGAATCGGGTGCATGCTCAAAGATGAAAAAGGACAAGTCTATCAGAAGGGCGGTTGTGGAGGCTTCGGTAAGGGAAACTTCTCTGAGCTGTTTAGATCGATCGAGGAATACGAGAAGATGCTTGAAGCCAAACATGTTAATCAAGTAGCTGCTGTTGAATGA